A single region of the Rhodococcus sp. W8901 genome encodes:
- a CDS encoding YifB family Mg chelatase-like AAA ATPase, with translation MALGRAHSVAVSGVDGQIVEIEADIGRGLPGVHLVGLPDTALQESRDRVRAAVTNSGEKWPESRVTLALSPATLPKVGSVYDLALACAVLDAARQVPRTRLAKTVLLGELALDGRLRTVRGVLPAVLAAKNAGWSTVVVPVQALAEAGLVDGIEVLGADRLTAVTLWLQGKGTLSAPAPFDTGASSSRADLSEVVGQAEARWAIEVAAAGAHHLMLTGPPGIGKTMLAQRLPGVLPALTEPEALEVTAIHSVAGLLTSERPLITEPPFIAPHHTSSMSALVGGGSGMARPGAVSRAHRGILFLDECAEMGTKALEALRTPLEDGEVRIARRDGVARYPARFQLVLAANPCPCAPAREVDCVCAPTVRRRYLGRLSGPLLDRVDLRIRMKAVATGALMDEVGETTEQVRGRVAAARAAAGERWRSYEWRTNAEVPGPALRQRFRLPREALVPLEKALRLGAVTARGADRALRVAWTLGDLAGLDSPGRDQVSTALEFRDRGVA, from the coding sequence ATGGCGCTCGGGCGTGCTCACTCGGTGGCGGTGAGCGGGGTCGACGGGCAGATCGTGGAGATCGAGGCGGACATCGGCCGCGGACTGCCCGGGGTGCATCTGGTGGGGTTGCCGGACACTGCGCTGCAGGAGTCTCGGGATCGGGTGCGGGCGGCGGTCACCAACTCCGGCGAGAAGTGGCCCGAATCGCGGGTGACGCTGGCACTGTCGCCGGCGACGCTTCCGAAGGTGGGCAGCGTCTACGACCTCGCCTTGGCGTGCGCCGTGCTCGACGCCGCCCGGCAGGTTCCGCGGACGCGCCTCGCGAAGACGGTGCTGTTGGGCGAGTTGGCGCTCGACGGCCGGCTGCGCACGGTCCGCGGCGTGCTGCCCGCAGTGTTGGCGGCGAAGAACGCGGGATGGTCGACGGTGGTGGTCCCGGTCCAGGCGCTGGCGGAGGCCGGGTTGGTCGACGGAATCGAGGTTCTGGGCGCCGACCGTCTCACCGCGGTCACGCTGTGGCTGCAGGGCAAGGGGACGTTGTCCGCACCCGCGCCGTTCGACACCGGGGCGTCGTCGTCGCGCGCCGACCTCAGCGAGGTCGTGGGACAGGCGGAGGCGCGGTGGGCGATCGAGGTGGCGGCCGCCGGTGCCCACCACCTGATGCTCACCGGTCCACCCGGCATCGGGAAGACGATGCTCGCGCAGCGGCTACCGGGTGTGCTGCCGGCGCTGACCGAGCCGGAGGCGCTGGAGGTCACGGCGATTCACTCCGTGGCCGGGCTGCTCACGTCGGAGCGCCCGCTCATCACCGAGCCGCCGTTCATCGCGCCGCACCACACGTCTTCGATGAGCGCGCTGGTGGGCGGTGGCAGCGGGATGGCGCGACCGGGGGCGGTCAGCCGCGCGCACCGAGGAATCCTGTTCCTGGACGAGTGCGCCGAGATGGGAACCAAGGCGCTCGAGGCCCTGCGGACGCCGTTGGAGGACGGGGAGGTTCGCATCGCCAGGCGGGACGGGGTCGCGCGCTACCCGGCGCGGTTCCAGTTGGTGCTCGCCGCGAACCCGTGTCCGTGCGCACCGGCGCGTGAGGTGGACTGCGTGTGCGCGCCCACGGTCCGGCGCCGCTACCTGGGTCGGCTCTCCGGACCGTTGCTGGACCGGGTCGACCTGCGCATCCGGATGAAGGCCGTGGCGACCGGGGCGTTGATGGACGAGGTGGGTGAGACCACCGAGCAGGTGCGCGGTCGGGTGGCCGCCGCCCGGGCCGCGGCCGGCGAACGGTGGCGGTCCTACGAATGGCGGACCAACGCGGAGGTGCCGGGCCCGGCTCTGCGGCAACGGTTCCGGCTGCCGCGAGAGGCGCTCGTACCGCTCGAGAAGGCGCTGCGCCTGGGCGCCGTCACCGCACGCGGCGCGGACCGTGCGCTGCGGGTGGCGTGGACCCTCGGCGACCTCGCTGGCCTGGACTCACCGGGCCGCGACCAGGTCTCGACGGCGCTCGAGTTCCGGGACCGGGGTGTGGCATGA
- a CDS encoding ribonuclease HII: MSTWPPRTVIRRASGLRTMESALVRCGLGPVAGVDEAGRGACAGPLVVAACVLGPKPHAALAGLDDSKKLTEKVREELFPVIKRLAVAWSVVEIPAAEIDRIGVHVANIEGMRRAVAGLSVPPGYVLTDGFRVPGLPAPSLPVIGGDAAAACIAAASVLAKVTRDRTMVAMDEELPGYGFAGHKGYSTAVHTAALHELGPSREHRMSYANVAAASREFESAGSHGFGSAG; the protein is encoded by the coding sequence GTGAGTACCTGGCCACCGAGAACCGTCATTCGCAGAGCATCCGGCTTGCGGACCATGGAGTCTGCACTGGTGCGATGCGGTCTGGGGCCCGTGGCCGGCGTCGACGAGGCCGGACGCGGCGCCTGCGCGGGACCGCTGGTCGTCGCGGCGTGTGTGCTCGGACCCAAGCCGCACGCGGCCCTGGCCGGGCTGGACGATTCGAAGAAGCTCACCGAGAAGGTCCGTGAGGAGCTGTTCCCGGTGATCAAGCGGCTCGCGGTGGCGTGGAGTGTCGTCGAGATCCCCGCCGCCGAGATCGACCGGATCGGGGTCCACGTCGCGAACATCGAGGGGATGCGCCGGGCGGTCGCCGGACTGTCGGTGCCGCCCGGCTACGTCCTCACCGACGGATTCCGGGTGCCGGGTCTGCCGGCGCCGTCGTTGCCGGTGATCGGGGGCGACGCCGCGGCCGCGTGCATCGCGGCGGCGAGCGTTCTCGCGAAGGTCACCCGTGATCGGACGATGGTCGCGATGGACGAGGAACTGCCCGGGTACGGTTTTGCCGGGCACAAGGGTTACAGCACAGCGGTGCACACGGCCGCGCTCCACGAACTGGGGCCGAGCCGTGAGCACCGGATGTCGTACGCGAATGTAGCCGCGGCGAGCCGCGAGTTCGAATCGGCGGGGAGCCACGGATTCGGGTCCGCGGGGTAG
- the dprA gene encoding DNA-processing protein DprA, with amino-acid sequence MSGHDPRLSAWAYLSKVVQGSCPPLAELVSAVGPVDAARAVRERDLSSFLDRRTSARAHIDTAARDLDLLAAMGGRLVTPDDDEWPRWRLLAFDALGDGRDDGGPLALWVLGDRPLDELVARSVAVVGTRAASSYGEHVTAEIVGDLAADGWTVVSGAAFGIDAAAHRAALGSGGLTVAVLACGVDRAYPAGHGRLLQQIARDGAVISEYPPGTTPARYRFLARNRLVAGLSDGVVVVEAGWRSGARNTATWGRRLGRPVLAVPGPVTSAASTGCHRMIREGEARLVASAKDIVEEAGPIGVDGGEAAGGGAVRALDALTGDAAAVYEALPGSGTRGTRELSEESGLPVARVRALLPVLELDGFVGSDETGWFRW; translated from the coding sequence ATGAGTGGGCACGATCCGCGGTTGTCGGCGTGGGCGTATCTGTCGAAGGTGGTGCAGGGGTCGTGTCCACCGCTCGCGGAGTTGGTCTCGGCGGTCGGCCCAGTCGACGCGGCGCGGGCGGTGCGCGAGCGGGATCTGTCGAGCTTCCTGGATCGGCGGACGTCGGCGCGGGCGCACATCGACACGGCGGCCCGGGATCTGGATCTGCTCGCGGCCATGGGCGGTCGTCTGGTGACGCCCGACGACGACGAGTGGCCGCGGTGGCGACTGCTGGCGTTCGACGCACTCGGTGACGGCCGCGACGACGGCGGCCCGCTGGCGCTGTGGGTGCTGGGGGATCGACCGCTCGACGAGCTGGTGGCCCGGTCGGTGGCGGTCGTCGGTACGCGGGCGGCGAGCTCCTACGGCGAGCACGTCACCGCCGAGATCGTCGGCGATCTCGCGGCCGACGGGTGGACGGTGGTGTCGGGGGCGGCGTTCGGGATCGACGCCGCCGCGCATCGGGCGGCGCTGGGCTCGGGTGGTCTCACGGTCGCGGTCCTCGCGTGCGGGGTGGATCGGGCCTATCCCGCCGGGCACGGGCGGTTGCTGCAGCAGATCGCGCGTGACGGCGCGGTGATCAGCGAGTATCCGCCCGGCACGACCCCGGCCCGGTATCGATTCCTGGCCCGGAACCGGTTGGTGGCGGGCCTGTCCGACGGCGTCGTGGTGGTCGAGGCGGGCTGGCGCAGCGGGGCGCGGAACACCGCCACGTGGGGCCGGCGGCTGGGCCGTCCCGTGCTGGCGGTGCCGGGACCGGTGACGTCCGCGGCGTCGACCGGGTGTCACCGGATGATCCGGGAGGGAGAGGCCCGCCTGGTCGCGAGCGCGAAGGACATCGTGGAGGAGGCCGGGCCGATTGGTGTCGATGGTGGCGAGGCTGCCGGCGGCGGGGCGGTGCGCGCTCTCGACGCGCTCACCGGCGATGCGGCCGCGGTGTACGAGGCGCTGCCGGGCAGCGGTACCCGGGGCACCCGCGAGCTGTCGGAGGAGTCGGGGCTACCGGTGGCGCGGGTGCGGGCCCTGCTGCCGGTGCTGGAACTCGACGGATTCGTCGGGTCGGACGAGACGGGCTGGTTCCGGTGGTGA
- the rplS gene encoding 50S ribosomal protein L19: MNTLDFLDAKSLRNDIPEFRAGDTLNVHVKVIEGSKERVQVFKGVVIRRQGGGVRETFTVRKISFGVGVERTFPVHSPNLAQIEVVTRGDVRRAKLYYLRDLRGKAAKIKEKR, encoded by the coding sequence ATGAACACCTTGGATTTCCTGGACGCCAAGTCCCTCCGCAACGATATTCCGGAGTTCCGCGCCGGTGACACCCTGAACGTGCACGTCAAGGTCATCGAGGGCTCGAAGGAGCGCGTGCAGGTCTTCAAGGGCGTCGTGATCCGCCGCCAGGGCGGCGGCGTTCGCGAGACCTTCACCGTCCGCAAGATCTCGTTCGGCGTCGGCGTCGAGCGCACCTTCCCGGTCCACAGCCCCAACCTGGCCCAGATCGAGGTCGTCACCCGCGGTGACGTCCGTCGCGCCAAGCTGTACTACCTGCGCGACCTGCGCGGCAAGGCTGCGAAGATCAAGGAAAAGCGCTGA
- a CDS encoding GIY-YIG nuclease family protein: MATVWTVPEDITRVLLAAPGIRDFLTDDEGRGVASDPKVRLAEFTAVVNSLQDNAGRTFTSVRDASGVLFDGPAGGVVVSDALRLAVMRVITAEPRERKPSPNPLPARVVENLGVYVYALRDPRDRSIFYVGAGRGNQVYAHAWDALGEAGTLDSENVGDADRDETRTAWTRRIRDIYAAGHSVDHLILRHRLEAAHDTVGAAREAAHLVTDALRQLEHRPQHPVLTNLAGEPMDLEKRAMSVEELAVQYAALPAPELPVPGALVRVPAAAGAGLSADDLYAAARGPWRAGSAARNIADLPVIVFADNIVRAVYRATSWEGVGPTTDQLWRFTGSVDAELEAKFVGTRVTPDRAGLKAWPTHGWVQRLTLARPHGR, translated from the coding sequence ATGGCTACCGTCTGGACCGTCCCCGAAGACATCACCCGAGTGCTGCTGGCCGCACCGGGAATCCGCGATTTCCTCACGGACGACGAGGGGCGGGGCGTGGCGAGCGACCCCAAGGTGCGGCTCGCCGAGTTCACCGCGGTCGTCAACTCGCTGCAGGACAACGCCGGGCGCACCTTCACGTCGGTGCGCGACGCGTCCGGGGTGCTGTTCGACGGGCCCGCCGGCGGCGTCGTGGTCTCCGATGCGCTCCGGCTCGCCGTCATGCGGGTGATCACCGCCGAGCCCCGCGAGCGTAAGCCGTCGCCCAACCCGCTTCCGGCCCGCGTGGTCGAGAACCTGGGCGTGTACGTCTACGCGCTGCGGGACCCCCGTGACCGCTCGATCTTCTACGTCGGCGCGGGACGCGGCAATCAGGTCTACGCGCATGCATGGGATGCGTTGGGGGAGGCGGGCACGCTCGACTCCGAGAATGTCGGGGACGCGGATCGCGACGAGACCCGCACCGCCTGGACTCGCCGGATCCGCGACATCTATGCGGCCGGGCATTCGGTGGATCACCTCATTCTGCGACACCGGTTGGAGGCGGCCCACGACACCGTCGGCGCGGCACGGGAGGCGGCGCATCTGGTGACCGACGCACTGCGTCAGCTCGAGCACCGGCCGCAGCATCCGGTGTTGACGAACCTCGCCGGTGAACCGATGGACCTCGAGAAGCGGGCCATGTCCGTCGAGGAATTGGCCGTGCAGTACGCGGCTCTGCCCGCGCCGGAACTGCCGGTGCCGGGTGCTCTGGTGCGAGTTCCCGCCGCGGCCGGCGCGGGGTTGTCCGCGGACGATCTGTACGCGGCGGCCCGGGGGCCGTGGCGCGCCGGGTCGGCCGCCCGCAACATCGCCGATCTTCCGGTGATCGTGTTCGCGGACAACATCGTTCGGGCTGTCTACCGCGCCACCTCCTGGGAAGGTGTGGGTCCGACCACCGATCAGCTGTGGCGGTTCACCGGTTCTGTCGACGCCGAGCTCGAGGCGAAGTTCGTCGGAACCCGGGTCACTCCGGATCGCGCGGGACTCAAGGCATGGCCGACCCACGGCTGGGTGCAGCGACTCACGCTGGCCCGCCCGCACGGCCGCTGA
- the hadA gene encoding (3R)-hydroxyacyl-ACP dehydratase subunit HadA, with protein sequence MTRSAEPTDNRASRAERLVGYSYRMPDYYEVGREKVREYATAVQNTHPAHYDEEAARALGHSALIAPLTFVSVIGAIAQKYLLEQIITGFDLSQILQTDQKLVIHRPMRAGDRLTVDVSLESFRQTAGSDIIVTKNIVSDDTGEPVITTLTTLVGRTGSEADPDRLRRIKDVMMREA encoded by the coding sequence GTGACCCGATCAGCCGAACCCACCGACAACCGCGCCTCACGCGCCGAGCGTCTGGTGGGCTACAGCTACCGCATGCCCGACTACTACGAGGTGGGCCGGGAGAAGGTTCGCGAGTACGCGACCGCCGTCCAGAACACCCATCCCGCGCACTACGACGAGGAAGCCGCACGCGCGCTCGGCCATTCGGCACTGATCGCGCCGCTCACCTTCGTCTCGGTCATCGGGGCCATTGCCCAGAAGTACCTGCTCGAACAGATCATCACCGGATTCGACCTGAGCCAGATTCTCCAGACGGACCAGAAACTGGTGATCCACCGCCCGATGCGCGCAGGCGACCGGTTGACGGTCGACGTCTCACTCGAGTCGTTTCGGCAGACGGCCGGCAGCGACATCATCGTGACGAAGAACATCGTGTCGGACGACACCGGCGAACCCGTCATCACCACCTTGACCACACTGGTCGGCCGGACCGGCAGCGAGGCCGATCCCGATCGCCTCCGCCGGATCAAGGACGTGATGATGCGCGAGGCGTGA
- the lepB gene encoding signal peptidase I: MTSDANDGDGAEKRSRRGKAKKPRSFWREIPILILVALVLSFLLQTFIARVYLIPSESMEPTLHGCPGCTGDRIVVEKISYRFGDPKPGDVIVFRGPDSWSERYESTRSSNPVKRGAQELGSMVGLVPPDENDLVKRVIATGGQRVECCDDQGRVLVDGKPLDEPYITMDFPFIPGVQTCDTAVKSARCFGPVTVPEGNLWMMGDNRSNSADSRYHVSDERQGTIPIDNVIGKATFIVLPPSRWGKISSPDIQQQ, from the coding sequence GTGACGTCGGACGCGAATGACGGAGACGGCGCCGAAAAGCGCTCACGTCGGGGCAAGGCGAAGAAGCCCCGCTCGTTCTGGCGCGAGATACCGATCCTCATCCTCGTCGCGTTGGTGCTGAGTTTCCTGTTGCAGACGTTCATCGCGCGGGTGTACCTCATTCCGTCCGAGTCGATGGAACCCACGCTGCACGGCTGCCCCGGCTGCACGGGTGACCGCATCGTCGTCGAGAAGATCAGCTACCGCTTCGGCGACCCGAAGCCCGGGGACGTCATCGTCTTCCGCGGCCCGGATTCGTGGTCGGAGCGGTACGAGTCGACGCGTTCGTCGAACCCCGTGAAACGTGGCGCGCAGGAACTCGGATCCATGGTCGGACTCGTCCCGCCGGACGAGAATGATCTCGTGAAGCGTGTCATCGCCACCGGTGGGCAGAGGGTGGAGTGCTGCGACGACCAGGGCCGTGTCCTGGTCGACGGCAAACCGCTCGACGAGCCGTACATCACCATGGACTTCCCGTTCATCCCGGGCGTGCAGACGTGCGATACCGCGGTGAAGTCGGCCCGCTGCTTCGGTCCCGTCACCGTCCCCGAGGGCAACCTGTGGATGATGGGTGACAACCGCAGTAACTCGGCGGACTCGCGCTACCACGTCTCCGACGAACGCCAAGGCACGATCCCGATCGACAACGTGATCGGCAAGGCGACATTCATCGTGCTGCCGCCGTCACGCTGGGGCAAGATCTCGTCCCCCGACATTCAGCAGCAGTGA
- a CDS encoding YraN family protein — translation MGRNIALGAMGEEIAARVLTDAGLQILDRNWRCRHGELDVVAADGDTVVFVEVKTRSGLGFGSPAEAVTYAKQRRIRMLAQRWLSASEKHWPNVRFDVVSVLVARHREPEVTHLVAVF, via the coding sequence ATGGGACGCAATATCGCGTTGGGCGCGATGGGGGAGGAAATCGCGGCCCGCGTGCTGACGGACGCGGGCCTGCAGATCCTGGACCGGAACTGGCGGTGCCGCCACGGAGAACTGGACGTGGTGGCCGCGGACGGCGACACCGTGGTGTTCGTGGAGGTGAAGACTCGGTCGGGGCTGGGATTCGGGAGTCCGGCGGAGGCGGTGACCTATGCCAAGCAGAGGCGGATCCGGATGTTGGCCCAGCGCTGGCTGTCCGCGTCCGAGAAGCACTGGCCGAATGTGCGATTCGATGTGGTGTCGGTGCTCGTGGCTCGGCATCGGGAGCCCGAGGTCACGCACCTGGTGGCGGTGTTCTGA
- a CDS encoding DUF2469 domain-containing protein: MSAEDLEKYETEMELSLYREYRDIVGQFSYVVETERRFYLANSVELLPHSADGEIYFEVRMSDAWVWDMYRPARFVKYVRVITFKDVNIEELEKSDLRLPDNGLG, from the coding sequence ATGAGTGCCGAGGATCTCGAGAAATACGAAACCGAGATGGAACTGTCGCTGTACCGCGAGTACCGGGACATCGTCGGTCAGTTCTCGTACGTCGTGGAGACCGAGCGCCGGTTCTATCTCGCGAACTCCGTGGAGTTGCTGCCGCACAGCGCGGACGGCGAGATCTACTTCGAGGTGCGGATGTCCGACGCCTGGGTGTGGGACATGTACCGGCCTGCTCGCTTCGTGAAGTACGTGCGGGTCATCACGTTCAAGGACGTGAACATCGAGGAGCTGGAGAAGTCCGACCTGCGACTGCCGGACAACGGTCTGGGCTGA